From Oryza sativa Japonica Group chromosome 4, ASM3414082v1, one genomic window encodes:
- the LOC136356051 gene encoding anti-H(O) lectin-like: MACLQLQVLLLLACLLLDAPHLSSAAATVPTPPFSFNFDFSNMSTYKPDDLRFEGNATVHGSFVDLTCNAYGLDISQCTAGRMSYNHPVPFYDQTTKEVASFSTQFTFKIIVPRFNNDKEKGDGMAFFLARYPSRMPPDSGGGSLGLITNNNYSSFGPDQFVSVEFDTYNNTWEQPKQTGDHMGININTVTFSTNTTSVSSFSPNESMMKASITFDSKTSMLVASLQYTGNYSNYAPVNVSAKLPDPTTLLPSEVAVGFSAATGAAFELHQIHSWSFNSTIAAPVQKAIDTDLP; encoded by the exons ATGGCCTGCCTGCAGCTGCAggttcttctcctcctcgcctgCCTGCTGCTTGATGCTCCTCATCTTAGTAGTGCTGCAGCCACAGTTCCAACACCACCCTTCTCCTTCAACTTCGACTTCTCCAACATGTCCACATACAAGCCGGATGACTTGAGATTTGAGGGCAACGCGACTGTGCACGGCAGCTTCGTCGACCTCACCTGCAACGCATATGGGCTGGACATCTCTCAGTGCACGGCTGGGCGGATGTCGTACAATCACCCGGTGCCCTTCTACGACCAAACCACCAAGGAGGTTGCCAGCTTCTCCACACAGTTCACCTTCAAGATTATTGTACCAAGATTTAACAACGACAAGGAGAAGGGAGATGGTATGGCTTTCTTCCTTGCACGTTACCCATCAAGAATGCCTCCAGATTCAGGCGGCGGCAGCCTTGGTCTCATCACCAACAACAACTATAGTAGCTTTGGCCCGGACCAGTTCGTATCCGTCGAGTTTGACACGTACAACAACACCTGGGAGCAGCCTAAGCAGACTGGTGACCATATGGGCATCAACATCAACACAGTCACTTTTTCGACTAACACAACAAGTGTATCCAGCTTCAGCCCGAATGAGAGCATGATGAAGGCGTCCATCACCTTTGACAGCAAGACCTCGATGCTGGTCGCCTCTCTGCAGTATACCGGTAATTATTCTAACTATGCCCCTGTTAACGTCAGTGCGAAACTCCCAGATCCTACGACCTTGCTCCCGTCGGAGGTGGCAGTGGGATTTTCTGCAGCCACCGGGGCAGCCTTCGAGCTCCATCAAATACACTCATGGTCTTTCAACTCAACTATTGCTGCCCCGGTACAAAAAG CAATTGACACCGATCTGCCGTAA